The genomic interval acaaaatataaacatgaTACTAACTCACCCACAGTAGAATTGAAATGAATGTAGCTAAAGAACCAGGAAAAACAGAATACAGATTAACACTAGATAAAAGGTCAAGAGAACAATAAGTGTAAACGTCAATGTATGaaataatattacaaaaaacatATTACATATGTATTATGCTATAGCTAAAACTGAAATGTTAGCAAGGTTTTTTTTGAATGTGCGCGCATTTTTTACTGGATTCAGCTGGTCGTTCACATTTTTGTGGCCAATTGCAATCTGCGTACGATTTAAAAAGCATATTCAAATATGTGCGTGGTATTTGTAATGCGTTTCatgaacattttttattatttatgaagTTTTGTGTATACTTGTGTTATAAAAAGTATACGTATATTattgtatatgtacatttttaaataacttaaattattgaaataaaactaaaatacaaAACCGAATAACAactaaatgtattttaatcgCAGCTCAGTGCTCGGCACTTGTAATTTTTTATCTTATACTATGTTATCATGTTCTTGTTAACTACGCCGAGCCCACATGCGACATTGTGATAGTTCTTCTTAAAGAATGCACCAGCATAGTAACTACTCCGTCAAATCAATTACTGcatcaataatatattatttatttaatttagcatacatacaaaaatattaaataatacgCTTATctcaaaaattattattatgaattaaACTTGTATACACGTCTATTCAGATAAACAAACTCATACACACTTAAGTTTATGAGAACGGGATgtgataaatatttgaatccGAAGTTAAAATATAGCTCTTAGAGCGTTGAGTGTAGATTACAATGGCACAGTTTCAGTTACGAAGGCTTCGCGATCGGACCTCACAACTATGAGAGTATAACTGGTGTATTACTATTTGTGATGTATGCATTCTTTTGAAATGGCAAATATTAAGTATCAGCTTATTAAAGCGGAAACCGCATGGCCGCATGGCGGGAGAATCGTCGTGCATAAGTTTCTAAAAATCAGCGCTTTATGTGGCATCTTTCTGCTAATTGTCTGCTATAGTTGGTCCACCTGCGTTACAATTATCCCATCTCAGGGCTATAGTCCGTCAGACTGCACGGGCTCAACTAACGATCAGTATGACGCTTCCACTGAACAAACTGAGTCCAGTCCAGACGAAAAAATTTATACATCGACTCGAGCACAGTTAATACCATTTATACGGCGAAACGAAACCTTGGGTAATTATTTAGCTTGTTGAAATCGAAACAGATTATGTGACCTGCATTTACACACATAGGTCCCAACATATTGGACAACTACTTTGTGTACACCTCGCAATGTCGCATGCCCGCTCTGAATCCCTTTGCCAGGGATGCGCTTAGGATATTCAAAAAGACAACGTATAACACTTGCGACCCAAGCATGGATCTAATATCTGTAGTCTATGATGACGGCAATCAACGCTATAAGCTGCACATGAATGAACCGAAAATCAAATGTTGCTATAAGGCGATTCTGCGCAGCGGAAATGGTGCCGAGGCGGACAACAAGTTCAAGTAGGTGCCGCAATAGACTTCAATTGCAGCAACATATTTATGAATGGCATTATAGATTGCTGCCATGCACTTATTTTCCCCAGGATTTCGTCGTGCCACAACGCGTAGATGCGGTCATCACCGAATGCCGTCGCTTGAAGGACAAAAAGTTGTTGCAACAGGATGCCTTTGGCTTTGTGCAACCAGCGAAACATGTGGGCAATCGCACTACTTTGAATAATTCGATTGTGGATCAATCCCCTGAGAGTAGACCCAGTGTCCTGCTCTGGGGCATTGACTCCATGTCGCGAATGAACTTCCAGCGAACCATGCCGCTGATGTACAAGTATCTGAGGAAGGAGAACTGGTACGAGCTGCAGGGCTACAAcaaggtgtgtgtgtttcaatAAAACAGTACACACTTTAACAATGAGAAATGCCATTCGATTCTTTTCAGATGGGAGATAACACATTTCCCAATTTAATGGCGCTGCTCACAGGATTTAACAACACAAGATCAATGTCTGTCTGCCGGCCAAAATCGGTGGCTGGCTTGGATGCTTGCCCATTACTCTGGCAGACGTACAGGCAGCTGGGATATATAACAGCCTATGCCGAAGACTGGGGTCGATTTTCTACATTTAACTATAACAAGAAGGGATTCGTCAAACCGCCAACAGATTACTATCCACGTCCTCTCATGCTCGCCGTCGAGAAGGAGCTCAAAAAAGTATTGGTTTCCAGAATACCCTACTGCGTTGGGCGTCGACATTATGCGGAGTACATTTACGATTATGCCATACAGTTTACTAGGGTGCACAAAAATCAGTCCACCTTTGGCATGTTCTGGACGAATTCCTTTAGCCACAACGACTTTGCCCTGCCCTCTTCCATGGATGCCAAGATCCTTgaatatatgcacacattgCAGAAAAATGGAATCTTTGAAAAGTCCATAATTCTATTCTTTAGTGATCATGGCATGCGATTCGGTCCACTGCGCAGCCTGGATAGTGGATTCTTGGAGGAACGCATgcctatattatatatctggCTGCCAAACTGGTTTAGGCACAAATATCCGCAGTTTGTGCATAATTTACAGCTGAATAGGAATCGTTTAACCTCGCCCTTTGACATCCATGCTACGTTGCGGCACATTCTGGAGCTGGACACGCCGCTGGCAGAGCTGTCGCGACCCGAAGGCTGCCCCAGTTGTCATAGCATCTTTTATGAAGTCGCCGAGTCGAGGGACTGCCGGGATGCGGGCATTACCGATCATTGGTGTACTTGCCACACGTTCAAAAATAACTCACTAACTGATTACCATATTAAGGAAATCTCACAACAGTTGATTAATGCCACAAACGCCTATCTTGTGGCCAACAATCTGACCGACGTTTGTCAGACTCTAAGATTGTCAAACATCGAGTCGGTGCAGAGAAAAATTAGTTTGAAAGCGAAGGCATTTGAATCGTATCTTGTCAGGTACGAGGCCCAACCGGAGAATGCCCTGTTTGAGGCTTCAACAGATTGGAACAACAAAACTCAGCGAATCTCCATAAGCGTGCCTGATATAAGTCGTCTGGACTCGTACAGTCAGCTATCCAAGTGCGTAGAAGATAATATTGCTAAAAAGTTTTGCATATGCTATGACTATGCAGAGCTCAAGCCCTAATATTGTCTATTTCCGCATTTGTTTATCTCCGagataaatgcatttataatttatattagtTCTTCCTTGGAAGTCCCAAGCTGGATGTTTGCTATCAAATAATTGAGCTATTTTCATCGTGATATGGCCTGTGCacaaagttttatttaaatacataattgatgttaatattaatttataggCATTTATAGCCATACTCTATAGTCTTATGATTAAGATTCAATATTGTGTAGTATTCAAGATCATTTGAAGTGTGCTATAGAAGTGAATATAATACGTTAAAAATACGATTGGTTGTAAACTTGCCATTTGCACTaatcgcatttttttttattagtagCTCTAAAAGTTATAATTCTTGTTAAAGATATAAAGCCAAATGATTTCACTTTCCTTGCATGCCTCATCATTTTGCTTATCAGTTTGGGTACATTGATTGAAActctaaaaattaaatgaaaaaaaaattaaataccaatTGGAGATTTATGCACAGCCCGATAAATTTTTAACCAAAGATCTTTGTTAAAAATCATTCGAGAGGTGTTTTACACATTTCGTAAAGTATCATAAGTCcccaaaaaatcatttgatattatgcaatttttgtaacacatttattttggggcttttctaaattttgatttgaacTAAACAATAAACTTCGTTAGAGTTCTAGATACTAAAGATAAATATATCAAACCCGATGATACATGCAGCTATCAGCAAGAAATTGAATAGGGAACTTCTATTGAGCGTTAGGTGACGACTCTGTGGTAGATAAATACTACAAAttagtgttttgttttttttgtataatgaTAAGACCATATCAGGGCTCATATAGGAATTAGCAATGTTGTGAACCCGacgcatatttttatatatttatatacgaGTGTTTGCTGAATCGGCTGCCTTGATAACCCCACAAGTAGTTGGCAGTCGGCTAGGAGGCACCATGCAGAGCACATCGATTAtaaaaacagcaaacaaataaaaatcgGCTTAAAAAGAAATGTGATTTAATACATTAATATCTATGGCAAAATTGAAATACCAGTTGCTTGGGCCACAAAGTCCGCCACGTTTCGGGGATCGGACCTTACGGCTGCCCTTCAAAGTGCTGCTAGGCTCTGCCTCGGTTCTGCTGCTTGTCTTGTATTATCTTAGACACGTCTCAGAAACTAGGCCAACTATGGAAACTGATTTAAATGATCTAAGGCTTACTTCAACGACTACATTAAGTCCAAGTACGCAGATACCAATTGAAATTAAAGTCACAAATTCAACTTTGGGTAATTGTGAAATATGCGGTGTAGTTCATTCGAGCTTAATTCAAATTTCTTCAATATCAGCAGAGCCCAACGTTAGTAAATATTATGTGAAAACCTCCAAGTGTCGTATGTCTGCCCCATATCCCTTTACGGCAGatgttttgaaaatatataaaccaaaaacatacaaaaagtGCGATCCAAGTAAGGATCTAATCACCGTGCACTTTGAAGAGGGTCTCTACAGGCTGCATATGAACGAAGCGAATATCACATGTTGTTATAAACAGATCCTGCGTTCCGGCGAACGCGATCATGCGGACCAGTTGTATAGGTAAACACTTAAGCtacataaacatttattaatttattatgataattataaaattataattgtgaTCATAGATTGCTGTCATGCAGTAATTTTCATCAAGATTTCGTCGTGCCACAACACGTCGATGCGATCATCACCGAATGCCGTCGCTTGAAGGACAAAAAGTTGTTGCAACAGGATGCCTTTGGCTTTGTGCAACCAGCGCGACATGTGGACAATCGCACTACTTTGAATAATTCAATTGTAGATGAATCCCTGGAGAGTAGACCCAGTGTCCTGCTCTGGGGCATTGACTCCATGTCGCGCATGAACTTCCAGCGAACCATGCCGCTGATGTACAAGTATCTGAGGAAGGAGAACTGGTACGAGCTGCAGGGCTACAACAAGGTGTGTGTTTTCATAATTTATTCGGCAATTTACCATTATCAAGTGTCTTACCCAGATGGGAGATAATACATTTCCCAATTTAATGGCAGTGCTGACAGGATTTAATAGCACCAGATCCGTGTCAGTCTGCCAGCCCAAACAAGTGGGTGGCTTGGATGCTTGTCCAATGCTCTggaaaaaatacaagaaaaaggGCTACATAACTGCTTATGCGGAGGACTGGAGCCGTTATTCTacgtttaattttttatttaagggTTTTCAAAACCCTCCAACGGATTATTATGCGCGTCCACTAATGCTGGCCGTTGAGAAGGAGCTGCCGAAGGTGATCGACATGGCCATACCCTACTGTGTGGGACGAAGGCATTTAGCGGAGTATATTTATGATTCTGCACTACAGTTTACGGAATTCTATAAAAATCAGTCCACTTTTGGCATGTTCTGGGCAAATTCCTTTAGCCACAACAACTTTGCCTTACCCTCTTCCATGGATGCCAAGATCCTTgaatatatgcacacattgCAGAAAAATGGAATCTTTGAAAAGTCCATAATTCTATTCTTTAGTGATCATGGCATGCGATTCGGTCCACTGCGCAGCCTGGATAGTGGATTCTTGGAGGAGCGCATGCCCATTATGTATATTTGGCTACCCAATTGGTTTAGGCAAAAGTATCCAGAGTTTGTAGATAATTTAATGGTTAATCGGAATCGCCTAACTTCACCGTACGACATCCACGCAACGTTGATGCACATTCTGGAGTTGGAGACATCGTTGGCTAACTTACCAAGGCCTGAAGGTTGTCCCAGCTGTCATAGTATTTTTTTCGAGGTGGCCGAATCAAGAGATTGCGGCGATGCGGGCATCAATGAACACTGGTGCACTTGCCTGGAATTAGCAGAGGTGCCACAGACCGATCCGAAGGCAAAACTCTTAGCAGATCAGCTGGTCGAGGCCACAAACAATTACTTGGCAGCTAACAATCTGACAGGAACGTGTGCGATCCTGAAATTAACTAAAGTTAAGTCTGTGAAAGCGCGAATTTCATCGCGCTCAAACCAAGTCGATTCCTACTTGGTCAGATACGAGACGGCACCAGCCGCGGCATTGTTTGAGGCAACGGTCAAGTGGAGCAACACGACGCAGCGCATCTCCATTTCTGTGCCCAGCATTAGTCGAATGACGGCATACAAGGAGTACTCCCAGTGTGTAGAGGATGCTACTCTCAAGAAGTTCTGCATCTGCATGCAATCAGCTATTAAATGAATCAACCCCGGCCATCCAAGCTGGTGGACTGCCGTTTAACCACAGCCAAAGATGCATCTGCATTCCTTAGTATGTTCGCTGTCTGtgcctgtatctgtatctgtatctcgaGAGTATTGTTGCCAATGGCTATCGGCAGTTCCGATCTCACCCTGTGAGTTTGCAAACACACTCCGCAACTAATTTGGGTTGGACACAAATTGGTTGACAATTATATGACAATTGCAGAAGATAATTGCAGCAATATGAACGATAGGAAGACAGCTGTTTAGTCCATTGCAATATTTcagtttttctttcttaattATTTCTGCATTTGATTTGCGCAACGGATCACAATAACTTTCTAAATGAATaagaacaaataaaataatatagtgCATATCTTATCACATAGTCAATAATACATATTCTAGGAAAAGTGAACGCGTCTCAGTCAATGAGTTCAAGAACCTGTCAAAGATAAGTTTTCTTTGATTATCAACACAAACAAAGGTTGTTTCTAGTAGTAAATGTTTaatcatcttttttttttttatatgaataATCTTTCTATATAGCTTGGGATAAGTTGAatgtaacatttttaatttactatATGTGCACTTTATTTCCTTGAATTTGTTCAAACTATTTTAATGTCACCTCTATAATTTAATGTCTAGCTTATTTGAGTATTTACTATACAGAATAAGTTGGATAGGCATTAAAACTTGCTTAATatctatattaaatattttacctTAATTCCACAAAGGATTTAAATCTTTGTGCTGCAAAAGAGTACCCACTTCTTGCCAAGCATATGCCAGCAAATTAATATTGTAATTGATACCATTTATTTAGTCTGATGAAAACAAAATTACGAATCAAtcaaaacatattaaaatttgaGGCTCAACTCGTAttcccattgaaaatggcgcAGCAGATGAGCACATTTGGACAAGGGGTGGCCGGTGGCACCACCCCAAAAACCACTAACGATAACCACAACAAACAACGTGTAAACAATAAACAGAAGCAGTTGATGATGCAGATACGaatacagctacagctacagatacactCCATTCAAATCGCTCAAGTATCTGTATccgcatttgtatctgtatctttgaCCGGTTCCGTGTGTCAACTTCAATTACTTTCGCTGCCTAATCGCAGGCTGATAAGGGTAATAATAAACGGCAGCCTACCTGATGTGCTCGCCCGTCTCTGGCCAGAGCCGGGCAACGCCTATTAAACGCCTCGCTGCGCCCAAATGAGATTCGAATGCCGAATGAGATGGGAAACCGCTGCCAGACAGGGATGGCCATACGGTGCTGCTCTTGGTTGCGGTCGGTTGTGGTGCCATTGTGGTGCACAAAATGGCGGCTGTGCCTGTTCAGAGAGCAGCCTTAAATAGCCAAGGATGCGCAGAGCGCTGAAACAGTAGCTATTTGGCACTGAGACGCGCAAGGATCGTCCAGGATGAGTGATTTTAGCATCGACTACATACTGAACCGCGCCGGCGATAGATATGTCGGCACCAATGCCTCCGTGGGCATAATGCAGCGACTTGGAGTCAGCCTGTATCATCCATACGCTTCGCCTGCACGGAGCAAGGAGCAGTTGCCGTCCGCAGCATCAGTTTCCATGTTGGATGGACCGATGCCCATGTACGACTGGTTGCAATATACGCGTTACCATCCGCCCAAGCTGCCGCGAGCACTGCGTCAGGGACCCGCGAAGCGCACACCGGGACGCCTGCCACGCATTCCGTTTACACCCGCCCAGCTGCAGGCATTGGAGTGTGCCTACAAGGAGTCCAACTATTTAAGTGCCGAGGATGCAAACAAGTTGGCCGAATCGCTGGAGCTGACGAATACGCGCGTCAAGATCTGGTTCCAGAATCGTCGTGCCCGCGAAAGACGTGAGAAACGGGAGAAGGACGAGAGCTGCGACTCCACCTTCTCATCAAATGCATCCAGTCCAGAGCCGGACACGGAGTCGGATATATTGGTCATTGTCTGAAAAGCAATTGGAGCCTAAACGCGGCGTGGTTAGAAAGAAAGCTCAAATTTTGGCTGTTGGTGTGTAAATTGTGATTGTTTGTAAATTGGATTGAAAgactttttgtaaatattatttctttataaGCACATGTAAGTTTAGACTTATGATACGAAGACAATACATAAAttattagaaatattaaattttataaataaaaccaacTTTGAAATGAAACACTTGAACATAAATTCGTTTGATTATTTGACTCATTTTATATGAGCGATCATTATGGCTCTATAAGATCTGGTATATGCCTAAAAATTAGatatcaaaattttgaataactATGGAGCCTTTAGAATTTAGGATTTATAGTACTAAAGTTCTTtcgattttttaattttagctaGTAACTCTGGAGCTGTAAGGAACTTCGCTTAGTTAAAGCGAAAATCagctgcaaaatatattttttaaattcttataagccttttatgttttattcatatatactttttattacaaatttcaattcattGTGCTTGTGTTATTGGATTAAAGGCAAGCATACATTCTACAATAAATTCATCTTTTAAAGaaagtaatttatttagttttaaaaattgtattctatattgaaactttaacattattataagtaaataaaattgtttcctCAGCAGTACatgaaaatcgataaataattgataatttgtattaaaaagaaagaagaaatttaaaattaattaaaatctttacttcattttgaaaaaaaaaaggaacaacaTTTTATCAAGTAAGTCCTCGATTTTGGTCAATATGGTATATAAATGGATAAAATGAAATCTGTTGTAGAAAACGGAACACGGAATTAACATaatcgaaatatatataaaacaacaaGTTATGTAATGTGATCTAGATGAGTAACGTTTTTGTGGAAACTGCAATCTGGACTTGTTTTATTCTATTCCCACACATGCTCTTCATATACCTTGCCGCCAAGGGTATCATGAGAGTGCGTGAACCATGTGCAAACACTGTGTGTTAAAATTATGCTGCCTgggaaattttcttttaacaaATCATCAATGAAAGCGAAGCGATTCGCGTGCCGGaaaaacagcaaacagcaaacagcacTGAAGAGTGAGGCGGGGCATATGCTAAGCCGATTccgcaattgttgctgttttcaTGGTCaagaataatttgtttttccgCTTTCCATTGtttgcatacaacaaaaatatcaaattacCAAGCGGCGACCCACAGCAAAAAGTGCCGACATGCGGGGAGCGCCCTGTTTAAGGATACTCTTGCGAACACGAAAGATGATTATGATTTTGCCATCTCGGCAAACTGGAAGGCAAATGAGTTTACGCAAATCCTAGTGGTGTCTATCTACCTAAGCCCAGCCTAATCCGATCATATAAGTATCTAAAAACTGGACCAAGGTGGGCAAGAGGAGACCTGGAGCGCATGCGCCATTTATCTATATTAAACGAACATCGGCGATATGAAACGAAAGGAAATGGTCGTTGAAGGGTTCTAAATTGATGAAGACTATGTTTGAGATGGCACATATATTAAATGATACTTCTACTCGGAGCTCAAATGCATTCCAGCTGATACAGGACAGTCAGTTGTCAAAGGGAGTGCATAAAATGtatcaaaaactttaaatCATATAGCCAGAAACCTTCTTGAACAATTTAAGCCACACTCATTAGTTGAAGATAATTCGTGCAAATTTGCAAAATCGGCTTATGATTTGCATTCAATGAACGAATGTTTATGTTACTAATCTAGTCCTGTTTGACAAACAATGCGGCAATATTTATTCTAATGGCGTAGAATAACACAGCCATGCGCCGCATTGGGCTGTAAATGTCCTCCCAGGTCCTATTCTTAGAGCCAAAGACTATGCGCAGGCAAAAGCAGTGCAGGCGCACGCACATAATACCGAAGTGGGTCAAGTCGGGCACAGCAGACTAGACATGCTGGGATTAACGTAATTCCTATTTTACGTAGATTGAGGTAAGCGCACTATGTGGCTTAGTGTGGCGTCAGTTAGACTGGCCCTTTGCCAAGGCTGCTTGCTTGCCATTTGACATAAATAGCTACACATTTCTCATACATATTTCAGTTGTATATGTAAACTCTAAAGTATTTGCATTTcttatcatttaaatatgtatatacaaatttaaaaatattttgcagttCAAATTAAGCAAAGGCCCGCCATTACTTATCTAAAACGTCTGGCAGCACTTTTCAAATTCGCCGAGTTGCATTACATATTTTAGCGCCCTCTAGCGACAACAGTTGTCTATTACAAATAAGACATATCGCCAGCAACCctaatttctttcttttcgaTAGATCCGCATAAAAGTGACAAGGTGAGCAAAAGTTTTTGCtaaaattatgaatatttaaagGGTTTTAATAACGTAAAGGTGCGAAATGTATTGTACGAAGTGTGCAAAATGTGTTGTGCATAAAATTTCTAACTTGGCGTTGCGCTAGGTTGTGAAAATATCAGTGCGAAATGCTACACGTGTTTTCCCACTTCGGCATAGGCGTAGGCTCTGGATGTCAATTTAATTTCGTTTTATTCGATTTTTAGAGCACATCAATATGCAGCTTTTCGTACGTGGCTTGGAAACAATTGAGGCTTTGGAGGTGTCCCAGGATGCCACCATTGCTGGTGTTAAGGTGAGTGATTGTGGAAGTCACGACAACAAAAACTTCCCCCTAACCTCATTTCTGTTGTTTCTCGCATCATAGAATCAAATCGCCCAGCTGCATGGCTTCGATTCCGAAGAATTCAGCCTGAACTGCGAGGGTGCCACTCTGACCAATGACACGCCCGTGACTGCTCTGAGCTCTTTCGAGCTGGATATTACCATTCCCATGATTGGTGGTAAGGTGCACGGTTCTTTGGCGCGTGCCGGTAAGGTCAAGGGCCAGACCCCTAAGGTTGAGAAGcaggagaagaagaagaagaagaccgGTCGCGCCAAGCGTAGGATCCAGTACAATCGCCGCTTTGTCAACATTGTGCAAGGCTTCGGCCGTCGTCGTGGCCCCAACGCCAACTCGACGTAAGGTGGATAAGTTTGCAAAAGGAATGATGAACAGAAGCTGAGctattttttattgcaaaataaTGTTCATATAGTAATTTTCAACAATTAAACACAACTTATTTTACGCACGTCAAGTTGTAATCCGACGCGTCTCGTGTGTTTGTGTCAATTGGCAAAAGCAATGCTCTGACCCTTGTTCAGAACTAAGAAGCGATAATACCAGAACTCAATGCAGCTCACTAGCAACGCCGCAATGATGCCAAAGAGGAGAACCATAAAACAGCCCTGCATATCATCCATGTTCACTTTATGATTGGCGATTTGCCTTTGCATATGCTTCCCATTGCACTTGTCCATCGAGGGCAGATTCGTATCATGCCAGCGATCGATGAAACCCATGCGAAACAACCGATCTATGTGCTGGTTAATCAAGTGCAAATAGGCACTGCTCGAGGGCACAATCAATCCAATCTGCTCACTTACAAAGTCTTCCTTGCCCAATGCAAATCTGCACTCCTTATCCTGCTCAAAGTGCTGCTGCACAATAAGCTGCAGATTAATTCGCCAGTCAATGTTGATACGTTCGCCTTGTTTTACTGCTGCAATATTCTCGCTTTGTGAACTATTATAAACTAAAGCGCGCTCCATGAAACGCTTGAAATCGTGACGTGTCGTGGAATGCACATACTTCTCAAAGAATGTGCCATTACGCAGG from Drosophila virilis strain 15010-1051.87 chromosome 2, Dvir_AGI_RSII-ME, whole genome shotgun sequence carries:
- the LOC6629738 gene encoding uncharacterized protein, with translation MPALNPFARDALRIFKKTTYNTCDPSMDLISVVYDDGNQRYKLHMNEPKIKCCYKAILRSGNGAEADNKFKLLPCTYFPQDFVVPQRVDAVITECRRLKDKKLLQQDAFGFVQPAKHVGNRTTLNNSIVDQSPESRPSVLLWGIDSMSRMNFQRTMPLMYKYLRKENWYELQGYNKMGDNTFPNLMALLTGFNNTRSMSVCRPKSVAGLDACPLLWQTYRQLGYITAYAEDWGRFSTFNYNKKGFVKPPTDYYPRPLMLAVEKELKKVLVSRIPYCVGRRHYAEYIYDYAIQFTRVHKNQSTFGMFWTNSFSHNDFALPSSMDAKILEYMHTLQKNGIFEKSIILFFSDHGMRFGPLRSLDSGFLEERMPILYIWLPNWFRHKYPQFVHNLQLNRNRLTSPFDIHATLRHILELDTPLAELSRPEGCPSCHSIFYEVAESRDCRDAGITDHWCTCHTFKNNSLTDYHIKEISQQLINATNAYLVANNLTDVCQTLRLSNIESVQRKISLKAKAFESYLVRYEAQPENALFEASTDWNNKTQRISISVPDISRLDSYSQLSKCVEDNIAKKFCICYDYAELKP
- the LOC6629737 gene encoding uncharacterized protein, giving the protein MGDNTFPNLMAVLTGFNSTRSVSVCQPKQVGGLDACPMLWKKYKKKGYITAYAEDWSRYSTFNFLFKGFQNPPTDYYARPLMLAVEKELPKVIDMAIPYCVGRRHLAEYIYDSALQFTEFYKNQSTFGMFWANSFSHNNFALPSSMDAKILEYMHTLQKNGIFEKSIILFFSDHGMRFGPLRSLDSGFLEERMPIMYIWLPNWFRQKYPEFVDNLMVNRNRLTSPYDIHATLMHILELETSLANLPRPEGCPSCHSIFFEVAESRDCGDAGINEHWCTCLELAEVPQTDPKAKLLADQLVEATNNYLAANNLTGTCAILKLTKVKSVKARISSRSNQVDSYLVRYETAPAAALFEATVKWSNTTQRISISVPSISRMTAYKEYSQCVEDATLKKFCICMQSAIK
- the RpS30 gene encoding ubiquitin-like FUBI-ribosomal protein eS30 fusion protein; this translates as MQLFVRGLETIEALEVSQDATIAGVKNQIAQLHGFDSEEFSLNCEGATLTNDTPVTALSSFELDITIPMIGGKVHGSLARAGKVKGQTPKVEKQEKKKKKTGRAKRRIQYNRRFVNIVQGFGRRRGPNANST
- the LOC6629736 gene encoding homeobox protein MSH-C; its protein translation is MSDFSIDYILNRAGDRYVGTNASVGIMQRLGVSLYHPYASPARSKEQLPSAASVSMLDGPMPMYDWLQYTRYHPPKLPRALRQGPAKRTPGRLPRIPFTPAQLQALECAYKESNYLSAEDANKLAESLELTNTRVKIWFQNRRARERREKREKDESCDSTFSSNASSPEPDTESDILVIV